The Anabaena sp. WA102 genome contains a region encoding:
- a CDS encoding type II toxin-antitoxin system VapC family toxin — translation MRDKIFVDTLFIVDLINKRDQYHQRALELAQKFENYPLITTDAILLEVGNALSSNYKSEAVELMQTFLNSDDIEVIRLNPELFEEALNLYKQHQDKSWGLVDCVSFVVMKQNKVTQALTFDKHFIQASFQALMR, via the coding sequence GTGAGGGATAAAATTTTTGTTGATACGCTGTTTATTGTAGATTTAATAAACAAACGGGATCAATATCATCAAAGGGCTTTAGAATTAGCTCAAAAATTTGAAAATTATCCTTTGATAACCACTGATGCAATTTTATTAGAAGTTGGTAATGCTTTATCGAGTAATTATAAAAGTGAAGCAGTTGAATTAATGCAAACTTTTTTAAATTCTGATGATATAGAAGTTATCCGCTTAAATCCTGAATTATTTGAGGAAGCATTAAATTTATACAAACAACATCAAGATAAATCATGGGGTTTAGTTGATTGTGTTTCTTTTGTGGTAATGAAACAAAATAAAGTTACTCAAGCTTTAACTTTTGATAAGCATTTTATTCAAGCTAGTTTTCAAGCATTAATGAGATAA
- a CDS encoding XisI protein translates to MDKLTHYQNLIKQILTEYEKISSQVIDPDIDEVLMFDDQRSQYLWFNIGWKNDKRVKTISVYIRIKNEKIYIEEDWTEEGIATDLLREGVPKEDIVLAFYDPETRKLTEFAFA, encoded by the coding sequence ATGGACAAGCTAACTCATTATCAAAACTTAATCAAACAAATTTTAACTGAATATGAAAAAATCTCATCACAAGTAATTGATCCTGATATAGATGAGGTGTTAATGTTTGATGATCAAAGAAGTCAATATCTTTGGTTTAATATTGGTTGGAAAAATGATAAACGAGTAAAAACAATTTCTGTTTATATTCGCATTAAAAATGAGAAAATTTACATTGAGGAAGATTGGACTGAAGAGGGAATAGCTACGGATTTATTAAGAGAAGGTGTACCGAAAGAAGATATTGTTTTAGCTTTTTATGATCCAGAAACTCGCAAATTAACTGAGTTTGCTTTTGCTTAA
- a CDS encoding XisH family protein yields MPAKDTYHDAVKNALIKAGWTITADPYPIKCEEIRLIADLAGEKTIAATKESEQIVIEVKSFLSRSPMREFETALGQYLIYQTFLLATHPEYKVFLAIGKNIYEKFFEQVAIQLILQKYQVSLLVIDINQEEVIKWTS; encoded by the coding sequence ATGCCAGCAAAGGATACTTACCATGATGCGGTTAAAAATGCTTTAATTAAGGCTGGTTGGACGATTACCGCTGATCCTTATCCGATTAAGTGTGAAGAAATCAGACTTATCGCTGATTTAGCTGGTGAAAAAACGATTGCTGCGACAAAAGAGAGTGAACAAATTGTTATTGAAGTTAAAAGTTTTTTGAGTCGTTCTCCCATGCGTGAATTTGAAACAGCTTTAGGTCAATATCTGATTTATCAAACTTTTCTTTTGGCTACTCATCCTGAATATAAAGTATTTTTAGCAATCGGTAAAAATATTTATGAAAAGTTTTTTGAACAAGTTGCTATTCAACTGATTTTACAAAAATATCAAGTTTCACTATTAGTTATTGATATTAATCAAGAAGAGGTGATCAAATGGACAAGCTAA